A single genomic interval of Longimicrobium sp. harbors:
- a CDS encoding lysophospholipid acyltransferase family protein translates to MIQRLASVWVWLCSALIVILWVPLLGIIYLFTVPGDPGRYTVGRWFRRAAVTLVALNPLWKFRTTGVRIQDPRRPYVAVANHESFADIFLISHLPWEMKWLSKEAIFKIPMMGWMMRMAGDIAVRRGDARSRASALEECRDRLAKGVSVMIMPEGTRSATGELQPFRDGAFRLAVELGCPILPIAVAGTRDAIPKGTWVINRARAVAHVLPPVETTGLTLADVPALRDRVRAMIGEARDGLFRELA, encoded by the coding sequence GTGATCCAGCGTCTTGCTTCGGTCTGGGTGTGGCTTTGCAGCGCGCTCATCGTGATCCTGTGGGTGCCGCTGCTGGGAATCATCTACCTGTTCACCGTTCCAGGCGACCCGGGGCGCTACACGGTGGGCCGCTGGTTCCGGCGTGCGGCCGTGACGCTGGTGGCGCTCAACCCGCTGTGGAAGTTCCGCACGACCGGCGTGCGCATCCAGGATCCCCGCCGACCCTACGTGGCGGTGGCGAACCACGAGTCGTTCGCGGACATCTTTCTGATCTCGCATCTGCCGTGGGAGATGAAGTGGCTGTCCAAGGAGGCCATCTTCAAGATCCCCATGATGGGGTGGATGATGCGCATGGCCGGCGACATCGCCGTGCGACGCGGCGACGCGCGCAGCCGCGCCTCGGCGCTGGAGGAGTGCCGCGACCGGCTGGCCAAGGGCGTCAGCGTGATGATCATGCCCGAGGGCACCCGCTCCGCCACCGGCGAGCTTCAGCCCTTTCGCGACGGCGCCTTTCGCCTGGCCGTGGAGCTGGGGTGCCCCATCCTCCCCATCGCCGTGGCTGGCACGCGCGACGCCATCCCCAAGGGCACCTGGGTGATCAACCGCGCCCGCGCCGTCGCCCACGTCCTTCCCCCGGTCGAGACGACGGGGCTGACGCTGGCGGACGTGCCCGCGCTGCGCGACCGGGTGCGCGCCATGATCGGCGAGGCGCGCGACGGGTTGTTCCGGGAGCTGGCGTGA
- a CDS encoding nuclear transport factor 2 family protein, with translation MKTALVVAALLIPAALQAQTSTPATAPRDPAPATAADSAAIRRAALDYIEGWYTGDAARMRRAVHPQLAKRYVRTDEKGESWAGDTPAETLIHQTQRGFGTDVPPAERRTEARILDIYGDLASVRLNSTRLVDYMHLVRWNGEWKILNVLWDMRPEFKERPGR, from the coding sequence ATGAAAACAGCTCTTGTCGTCGCCGCCCTCCTCATCCCCGCGGCGCTCCAGGCTCAGACCTCCACGCCCGCGACCGCGCCGCGCGACCCCGCCCCCGCCACCGCGGCCGATTCCGCGGCGATCCGGCGAGCGGCGCTGGACTACATCGAGGGATGGTACACGGGCGACGCGGCGCGCATGCGGCGTGCCGTGCATCCGCAGCTGGCCAAGCGGTACGTGCGCACGGACGAGAAGGGGGAGAGCTGGGCCGGTGACACCCCTGCCGAGACGCTCATCCACCAGACGCAGCGCGGCTTCGGTACCGACGTGCCTCCGGCCGAGCGCCGCACCGAAGCGCGGATTCTGGACATCTACGGCGACCTCGCCTCCGTGCGCCTCAACTCCACACGGCTGGTGGACTACATGCACCTGGTCCGCTGGAATGGCGAGTGGAAGATCCTGAACGTGCTCTGGGACATGCGCCCGGAGTTCAAGGAGCGTCCGGGGCGCTGA
- a CDS encoding methyltransferase domain-containing protein: MDALAWNRIRYTLIAPVYDAVVRMDAHRRRAAALLDLRAGERVLVDGCGTGADLDHLPPGVHVTATDLTPAMVERTRRRAAALGRPADARVMDAQALDLPDASYDAVLLHLILAVVPDPLAALREAERVLRPGGRATVLDKWVPEGARPSLLRRAANGVARIVATDITRQLGPLVAQTSLVVEHRETAGLGGFFSLALLRKPG, from the coding sequence GTGGACGCGCTCGCCTGGAACCGCATCCGCTACACGCTGATCGCGCCCGTCTACGACGCGGTGGTGCGGATGGACGCGCATCGCCGGCGGGCGGCGGCGCTGCTAGACCTGCGGGCGGGTGAGCGGGTGCTGGTGGACGGGTGCGGCACCGGCGCCGACCTGGACCACCTTCCGCCCGGCGTGCACGTCACGGCTACGGACCTTACCCCCGCCATGGTCGAGCGCACCCGCCGCCGCGCCGCCGCCCTCGGCCGCCCCGCCGATGCGCGGGTGATGGACGCGCAGGCGCTGGATCTGCCGGATGCGTCGTACGATGCCGTCCTCCTGCACCTGATCCTCGCCGTCGTCCCCGACCCGCTGGCGGCGCTGCGCGAGGCGGAGCGCGTGCTGCGCCCCGGCGGCCGCGCCACCGTGCTGGACAAGTGGGTTCCCGAGGGCGCACGTCCCTCGCTCCTGCGCCGCGCCGCCAACGGAGTCGCGCGCATCGTGGCCACCGACATCACCCGCCAGCTCGGCCCGCTCGTCGCGCAGACGTCGCTCGTGGTCGAGCACCGGGAGACGGCGGGGCTCGGCGGGTTCTTTTCGCTGGCGCTGCTGCGGAAGCCCGGGTAA
- a CDS encoding DUF4242 domain-containing protein: MPKYLIERNIPGAGRLSPQDLTAIAQKSCEVLQGLGPQIQWVQSYVTGDRITCLYIAPNEAMIREHAQQGGFPADSVQEVIEIIDPTTAEGRNAQPAVPLPG, encoded by the coding sequence ATGCCGAAATACCTGATCGAACGCAACATTCCAGGCGCTGGCCGTCTCTCGCCGCAGGATCTCACCGCGATCGCGCAGAAGTCCTGCGAAGTGCTGCAGGGTCTGGGGCCGCAGATCCAATGGGTGCAGAGCTACGTGACCGGCGACCGGATCACCTGTCTCTACATCGCGCCGAACGAGGCGATGATCCGCGAGCACGCGCAGCAGGGCGGCTTCCCCGCGGACTCCGTCCAGGAGGTGATCGAGATCATCGACCCGACGACCGCGGAGGGGCGCAACGCCCAACCCGCCGTTCCGCTGCCGGGCTGA
- a CDS encoding PadR family transcriptional regulator, with protein sequence MEKRDVQPGTLALMILKTLDVLGPLHGYGVARRIEETSRHQLELNYGTLYPALLKLEQEGFVTAEWGQSENNRRAKFYSLTPAGRKELARELHEWQQTAELIATFFALKREPA encoded by the coding sequence ATGGAGAAACGAGACGTTCAGCCGGGGACGCTCGCGCTCATGATCCTGAAGACGCTCGACGTGCTGGGGCCGCTGCACGGCTACGGCGTGGCGCGGCGGATCGAGGAGACGAGCAGGCACCAGCTGGAGCTGAACTACGGCACCCTCTACCCCGCCCTGCTGAAGCTGGAGCAGGAGGGCTTCGTGACGGCGGAGTGGGGACAGTCGGAGAACAACCGCCGCGCCAAGTTCTACTCGCTCACGCCCGCGGGACGAAAGGAGCTGGCGCGCGAGCTCCACGAATGGCAGCAGACGGCGGAGCTGATCGCAACCTTTTTCGCACTGAAGCGGGAGCCCGCATGA
- a CDS encoding ABC transporter permease produces MKAIRRVLARMSAVFRGHTSADDDLRAEMEAHLQMEIDENVRRGMPPAEARRRALIASGGLTQAVESVREQRGLPWIEGLAADLRYAVRHYRRTPLSTLTIVLVLSLGIGTNVVLFTFLNSIATMPAPGIARDASLVRIRGTMRAEGMGDAQPRLLSWPEVQEYAGRRELFGGVAAYADESALVNLGDAASVTVRLIYATPNYFGILGVHPALGTAPAAESDAVRMTSPPTAMISHAMWRQRFGGERDVIGRTIRVNGFPVEVVGVAPPRFTGTDGGGGMTMWVPLASYPLLQKRTPAAFMSRDSQFLGAAARLRAGVTAKSAAPVVAGIAGRATLSPQDGDAGAARSETPGADVVPMLASNSRISQRADLLVSGVAAGGFALLVLLITCTNVSALMVGMAVARRREIGVRLSLGAPRKRLIRQLLTESVLLALAAAATGLAVTAGGIRVLGAMLEGVQLVVDWRVTVATCTVALVTGVLLGLSPALHATRVSVGEVLKSSSWSVAATRSWLQRALVVAQITLTQPLLVGLGVVVATMLSDIGRGAASSVAGQIAEIELDAWSGRVAGAERESRIAAAAERVAAMPGVVAAMPMQMGTVNAPLSVHPADRVAGINYDAVMESQLTAAPRGYFGAFGIPVVRGRDFDAGEYAHPADGVARAPSYDRAIIGRDLARRLWGGADPLGRRLVIGQPNRPRAAAMIVVGVVDEAAAGPSEVNGQVRVYVPYSSMNMGVIARTAGPALPMLNAMREAVAAEAPQMPISRAQTLEQREAEARRSAMRAGGAVAVGGVLALLLSAIGLYAVVSFAVGQRTREIGIRTALGAQRRQVVRMFFAKGLALSALGLLLGLPLSLLATRLIDAKLNVPLASSPLLGVAVGALVFVVASVAVWIPAHRASTIDPVLALRTD; encoded by the coding sequence ATGAAAGCGATCCGCAGGGTGCTGGCGCGCATGAGCGCCGTCTTCCGGGGCCACACGAGCGCCGATGACGATCTTCGCGCGGAGATGGAGGCGCACCTCCAGATGGAGATCGACGAAAACGTCCGCCGCGGCATGCCGCCCGCCGAGGCGCGGCGCCGGGCGCTGATCGCGTCGGGCGGGCTCACGCAGGCGGTGGAGAGCGTGCGCGAGCAGCGCGGCCTTCCCTGGATCGAGGGCCTCGCGGCCGACCTCCGCTACGCCGTCCGCCACTACCGCCGCACGCCGCTCTCCACTCTCACCATCGTCCTGGTGCTGTCGCTGGGGATCGGCACCAACGTCGTGCTGTTCACCTTTCTCAACTCGATCGCGACGATGCCCGCGCCGGGAATCGCGCGCGACGCATCGCTGGTGCGCATCCGCGGCACCATGCGCGCGGAGGGGATGGGGGACGCGCAGCCGCGCCTGCTGTCGTGGCCGGAGGTGCAGGAGTATGCCGGCCGCAGGGAGCTGTTCGGCGGGGTGGCCGCGTACGCCGACGAGTCCGCCCTCGTGAACCTGGGCGATGCGGCTTCGGTGACCGTCCGGCTGATCTACGCGACGCCCAACTACTTCGGCATCCTGGGCGTGCACCCGGCGCTCGGCACCGCGCCGGCCGCGGAGAGCGACGCCGTGCGCATGACGTCGCCGCCCACCGCGATGATCAGCCACGCGATGTGGCGGCAGCGGTTCGGGGGCGAGCGCGACGTGATCGGCCGCACGATTCGCGTCAACGGCTTCCCGGTCGAGGTCGTGGGCGTGGCGCCGCCGCGCTTCACCGGCACGGACGGGGGCGGCGGGATGACGATGTGGGTGCCGCTCGCCTCGTATCCCCTGCTCCAGAAGCGCACACCGGCGGCGTTCATGAGCCGCGACAGCCAGTTCCTGGGCGCGGCCGCCCGGCTGCGCGCGGGAGTCACGGCCAAAAGCGCGGCCCCCGTGGTCGCCGGCATCGCGGGGCGCGCGACGCTCTCCCCGCAGGATGGTGACGCGGGGGCGGCCCGGAGCGAGACGCCCGGCGCCGACGTCGTGCCGATGCTCGCCAGCAACAGCCGGATCAGCCAGCGTGCGGACCTGCTCGTCTCCGGGGTGGCGGCCGGCGGATTCGCGCTGCTCGTGCTGCTCATCACGTGCACCAACGTCAGCGCGCTCATGGTGGGGATGGCCGTCGCGCGGCGGCGCGAGATCGGCGTGCGGCTGTCGCTGGGCGCGCCCCGCAAGCGGCTGATCCGCCAGCTCCTCACCGAAAGCGTCCTGCTGGCTCTCGCCGCCGCGGCGACCGGCCTCGCGGTGACGGCGGGTGGGATTCGCGTCCTCGGCGCGATGCTGGAGGGCGTGCAGCTCGTGGTGGACTGGCGCGTTACCGTCGCCACGTGCACGGTCGCCCTCGTCACCGGTGTCCTCCTCGGCCTCTCGCCGGCGCTGCACGCCACGCGCGTCTCCGTGGGCGAGGTGCTGAAGAGCTCGTCGTGGTCCGTCGCCGCGACCCGGTCGTGGCTGCAGCGGGCGCTGGTCGTGGCGCAGATCACCCTCACGCAGCCGCTGCTCGTGGGGCTGGGCGTGGTGGTCGCGACGATGCTCTCCGACATCGGCCGCGGCGCCGCGTCCAGCGTGGCCGGCCAGATCGCCGAGATCGAGCTCGACGCGTGGTCCGGCAGGGTGGCCGGGGCGGAGCGCGAATCCCGCATCGCCGCGGCCGCGGAGCGCGTGGCCGCGATGCCCGGCGTGGTCGCCGCGATGCCGATGCAGATGGGTACCGTCAACGCGCCGCTCTCGGTGCACCCCGCCGACCGCGTCGCGGGGATCAACTACGATGCCGTCATGGAGTCGCAGCTGACCGCCGCGCCCCGGGGCTACTTCGGCGCATTCGGCATCCCGGTCGTGCGCGGGCGCGACTTCGACGCCGGCGAGTACGCGCATCCGGCCGACGGCGTGGCGCGCGCACCGTCATACGACCGGGCGATCATCGGCCGCGACCTCGCGCGGCGGCTGTGGGGCGGCGCCGACCCGCTCGGCCGGCGCCTCGTCATCGGACAGCCGAACCGCCCGCGGGCCGCCGCGATGATCGTGGTGGGCGTCGTGGACGAGGCGGCCGCGGGCCCGAGCGAGGTCAACGGCCAGGTCCGCGTGTACGTGCCGTATTCGTCCATGAACATGGGCGTGATCGCGCGCACGGCGGGCCCCGCGCTCCCCATGCTGAACGCCATGCGCGAGGCCGTCGCCGCCGAAGCGCCCCAGATGCCCATCAGCCGTGCGCAGACGCTGGAACAGCGCGAGGCGGAGGCGCGGCGCTCCGCGATGCGCGCAGGCGGGGCCGTGGCGGTGGGCGGGGTGCTCGCCCTGCTCCTCTCCGCCATCGGGCTCTACGCCGTGGTGTCGTTCGCGGTCGGCCAGCGCACGCGCGAGATCGGCATCCGCACCGCGCTGGGTGCGCAGCGCCGCCAGGTGGTGCGGATGTTCTTTGCGAAAGGACTCGCCCTGAGCGCGCTCGGCCTCCTCCTGGGGCTGCCGCTCAGCCTGCTCGCCACGCGCCTCATCGACGCGAAGCTGAACGTGCCGCTGGCCAGCTCGCCCCTGCTCGGCGTTGCGGTCGGTGCGCTGGTGTTCGTGGTCGCGTCCGTCGCCGTGTGGATCCCCGCGCATCGCGCCAGCACCATCGACCCGGTGCTGGCGCTGCGGACCGACTGA
- a CDS encoding SRPBCC family protein codes for MSEANAPSAALSTERLLSASPRAVFAAFEQPDRLARWWGPTGFTNTFERFEFEPGGRWVFVMHGPDGADYPNESVFREIEPDTRIVIEHVVEPWFTLTVTLAPRGGQTHLTWVQEFESPEIAERLRHICEPANEQNLDRLQALLATKSP; via the coding sequence ATGTCCGAAGCGAACGCCCCGAGCGCCGCCCTCAGCACCGAGCGCCTGTTGTCCGCCAGCCCGCGAGCGGTATTCGCCGCCTTCGAGCAGCCGGATCGTCTCGCCCGCTGGTGGGGGCCGACCGGCTTCACGAACACCTTTGAGCGGTTCGAGTTCGAACCCGGCGGGCGGTGGGTCTTCGTGATGCACGGCCCCGACGGCGCCGACTATCCCAACGAGAGCGTCTTCCGCGAGATCGAGCCCGACACCCGGATCGTGATCGAGCACGTCGTCGAGCCGTGGTTCACGCTGACGGTGACCCTGGCCCCCCGCGGCGGCCAGACGCATCTCACCTGGGTCCAGGAGTTCGAGAGTCCCGAGATCGCCGAACGGCTTCGCCACATCTGCGAGCCCGCCAACGAGCAGAACCTCGACCGCCTGCAAGCGCTGCTCGCAACCAAGAGCCCCTGA
- a CDS encoding DUF2314 domain-containing protein, with the protein MRLFTVSARTFALAALVVACGRGERLAAQGNARVRDDGGERPIVHIGSGNKAMNAAIHRARATVPQLIERLRHAPPGLSYLGVKVRLGEPGQAGEHIWLYDVTYTDGKFVGKLAADARMFPAFQAGHVVHVEPREITDWMTVENGRACGGFTSRIVVAELTGEQRAAYMKEVGVTRLPLGGTVCDDGSTGGSR; encoded by the coding sequence ATGAGGCTCTTTACAGTGTCGGCGCGGACGTTTGCCCTGGCAGCGTTGGTGGTCGCGTGCGGTCGCGGCGAGCGGCTCGCGGCACAGGGCAATGCGCGTGTCCGTGATGACGGCGGAGAGAGGCCTATCGTCCATATCGGCTCGGGCAACAAAGCGATGAACGCCGCGATTCACCGCGCGCGCGCCACGGTACCGCAGCTCATCGAACGCCTGAGACACGCACCGCCCGGGCTGTCCTATCTGGGCGTGAAGGTGCGGCTGGGCGAGCCAGGCCAGGCGGGGGAGCACATTTGGCTGTACGACGTGACGTACACGGATGGAAAGTTCGTGGGGAAACTGGCGGCTGACGCGCGGATGTTCCCCGCGTTCCAGGCGGGACACGTGGTGCACGTGGAGCCGCGGGAGATAACCGATTGGATGACGGTGGAGAACGGCCGCGCCTGCGGCGGCTTCACGAGCCGCATCGTGGTGGCGGAGCTGACCGGTGAACAGCGCGCTGCATACATGAAGGAAGTGGGCGTCACGCGGCTCCCCCTTGGCGGCACCGTCTGCGATGACGGTTCGACCGGCGGTTCTCGCTGA
- a CDS encoding solute carrier family 23 protein: MIGPEERLPWGQTLVVGLQHVFAMFGATVLVPILMGFDPNTSVFFSGIGTLLFFVVVGGRVPSYLGSSFAFVAVTLAATGYAGKGPNPNIGVALGGIIAAGALYAAIGLIVMATGYRWIERLMPPVVTGSVVAVIGLNLAPVAVRAISGSGFATGVGLATVLATCAVAVYAPGLLRRVPILLGGVIGYLLYLVLANGMGMGPAVDFAPLRDAAWIGLPNFSRPVFRWDVALLFAPAALVLVAENLGHVKAVGAMTGESLDRYLGRAFLGDGLACMVAGAGGGTGVTTYAENIGVMAVTRIYSTLIFLVAAGAAVVMGLSPKFGALVGTIPGPVLGGLSVVLFGLIAATGGRIWVQNRVDFSNSRNLVTAAVTLTVGAGDLVLKLGGFSVGGIGTATFGAIIIYQLLREPAERHDALGTADSGVDLEAVPRAEVH; the protein is encoded by the coding sequence GTGATCGGGCCCGAGGAGCGGCTGCCGTGGGGGCAGACGCTGGTGGTGGGGCTGCAGCACGTGTTCGCCATGTTCGGCGCCACGGTGCTGGTGCCCATCCTCATGGGGTTCGATCCCAATACCTCCGTGTTCTTTTCGGGGATCGGGACGCTGCTCTTCTTCGTGGTGGTGGGCGGACGGGTGCCGAGCTACCTGGGGAGCAGCTTCGCCTTCGTGGCGGTTACGCTGGCGGCCACCGGGTACGCGGGGAAGGGGCCCAACCCCAACATCGGCGTGGCGCTGGGCGGGATCATCGCGGCGGGTGCGCTGTACGCCGCCATCGGGCTGATCGTGATGGCGACGGGGTACCGGTGGATCGAGCGGCTGATGCCTCCCGTCGTCACCGGCTCGGTGGTGGCGGTGATCGGGCTGAACCTGGCGCCGGTGGCGGTGCGCGCCATCAGCGGCAGCGGCTTCGCCACGGGCGTGGGGCTGGCGACGGTGCTGGCGACGTGCGCGGTGGCCGTCTACGCCCCTGGGCTGCTGCGCCGCGTGCCGATCCTGCTGGGCGGGGTCATCGGCTACCTGCTGTACCTGGTGCTCGCCAACGGGATGGGGATGGGGCCCGCGGTCGACTTCGCGCCGCTGCGCGATGCGGCGTGGATCGGGCTGCCCAACTTCTCGCGCCCCGTCTTCCGCTGGGACGTGGCGCTGCTCTTCGCGCCGGCGGCGCTGGTGCTGGTGGCGGAGAACCTGGGGCACGTCAAGGCGGTGGGCGCCATGACGGGGGAGTCGCTGGACCGCTACCTGGGCCGCGCGTTTCTGGGCGACGGGCTGGCGTGCATGGTGGCCGGGGCTGGAGGAGGCACCGGCGTAACGACGTACGCCGAGAACATCGGGGTGATGGCGGTGACGCGGATCTACTCCACGCTCATCTTCCTGGTGGCGGCCGGGGCGGCGGTGGTGATGGGGCTGTCGCCCAAGTTCGGGGCGCTGGTGGGGACGATTCCGGGGCCAGTGCTGGGCGGGCTTTCGGTGGTGCTGTTCGGGTTGATCGCGGCCACCGGCGGGCGCATCTGGGTGCAGAACCGGGTGGACTTCTCCAACAGCCGCAACCTGGTGACGGCCGCGGTGACGCTGACGGTGGGGGCGGGCGACCTGGTGCTCAAGCTGGGCGGGTTCTCCGTCGGCGGCATCGGCACCGCGACGTTCGGGGCGATCATCATCTACCAGCTTCTGCGGGAGCCCGCCGAGCGCCACGACGCCCTGGGCACCGCGGACTCAGGTGTGGATCTCGAGGCTGTGCCGCGTGCCGAGGTTCACTGA
- a CDS encoding multicopper oxidase domain-containing protein, whose translation MPAFAEEGGAAQIPGPLVRVRAGTEAEVNVRNTLRDTLQVHGLHARPQSGPVDATPLVLAPGEQRTVRIRLDAPGTYYYWGTTMRRPFNFRTREDAQLTGAIVVDDPGAGRQRDRVIVIGMWTDTIHRARTHRQRVLGVINGRSWPHTERMEHTVGDTVRWRVINASADLHPMHLHGFYFRVDSRGDGQADTVYTAGAGGMAVTESMLAGSTMSLTWVPERPGNWLFHCHIPEHIGPRGSLGLARQAGPGAAHGEADAQAHADHARGGMNGLVMGVAVRPARTTAQAAAVAGDERRMRLLIRPNEGSSAATPFYGYAIHEGGPEPIPRSGLGVGPTLDLVRGQPVRITVVNRLPEATAVHWHGIELESYFDGVPGFSGAGQRVAPLIAPGDSFEVRFTPPRAGTFIYHTHADEERQQLAGLAGALVVTEPGERRDPTIDIPILITAPTDFAEQGRSALVNGSAAPGPIDMKVGTTYRLRFIQMSVTRAALRVELWRDSTHAAWRPVAKDGADLPATEQGARPGRAFMGIGETYDVEVTPETVGDLRLEVRLGPPWPAPSALMTTLPIRVTLPESPRR comes from the coding sequence ATGCCGGCGTTCGCCGAGGAAGGAGGTGCCGCCCAGATCCCAGGTCCCCTCGTGCGCGTGCGGGCCGGTACCGAGGCGGAAGTCAACGTGAGAAACACGTTGCGGGATACGCTGCAAGTGCACGGCTTGCACGCGCGTCCCCAGTCAGGTCCGGTGGATGCGACGCCGCTCGTCCTGGCCCCGGGGGAGCAGCGGACGGTGCGCATCCGCCTGGACGCGCCGGGCACCTACTACTACTGGGGCACGACCATGCGCCGCCCCTTCAACTTCCGCACGCGCGAGGACGCGCAGCTCACCGGCGCCATCGTCGTGGACGACCCCGGCGCGGGCCGGCAGCGCGACCGCGTGATCGTCATCGGCATGTGGACGGATACCATCCACCGCGCGCGGACGCACCGCCAGCGCGTGCTCGGCGTGATCAACGGGCGCTCGTGGCCGCACACCGAGCGCATGGAGCACACGGTGGGCGACACGGTGCGCTGGCGCGTGATCAACGCGTCGGCAGACCTTCACCCGATGCACCTGCACGGCTTCTACTTCCGGGTGGACAGCCGCGGAGACGGCCAGGCTGATACCGTGTACACGGCGGGCGCGGGCGGCATGGCAGTGACGGAGAGCATGCTTGCCGGCAGCACGATGAGCCTTACGTGGGTGCCCGAGCGACCGGGCAACTGGCTCTTCCACTGCCACATCCCCGAGCACATTGGTCCTCGCGGCTCGCTGGGCCTGGCGCGGCAGGCCGGGCCCGGAGCGGCGCATGGGGAGGCGGACGCACAGGCGCACGCCGACCATGCGAGGGGCGGCATGAACGGGCTAGTCATGGGCGTCGCGGTGCGTCCAGCACGCACAACGGCGCAAGCGGCCGCCGTCGCAGGAGACGAGCGACGCATGCGCCTGCTCATCCGCCCCAATGAGGGCAGCTCGGCCGCGACGCCGTTCTATGGCTATGCGATTCACGAGGGGGGCCCCGAACCGATTCCCCGCTCGGGGCTGGGTGTGGGTCCGACGCTCGATCTCGTGCGCGGGCAGCCCGTTCGGATCACCGTCGTCAACCGCCTGCCCGAGGCGACGGCGGTGCACTGGCACGGGATCGAGCTGGAAAGCTACTTCGACGGGGTCCCTGGCTTCAGTGGGGCCGGCCAGCGGGTGGCGCCGCTGATCGCGCCGGGAGACTCGTTCGAGGTGCGCTTCACGCCGCCGCGCGCGGGGACGTTCATCTATCACACCCATGCCGACGAGGAGCGCCAGCAGCTGGCCGGGCTCGCGGGTGCCCTGGTCGTGACCGAACCGGGGGAGCGGCGGGATCCCACGATCGACATTCCGATCCTGATCACCGCGCCTACCGATTTCGCCGAGCAGGGGCGCAGCGCACTGGTCAACGGGAGCGCGGCACCGGGGCCGATCGACATGAAAGTCGGCACCACGTATCGGCTGCGGTTCATCCAGATGAGCGTAACCCGCGCCGCGCTTCGCGTGGAACTCTGGCGAGACAGCACACATGCCGCGTGGCGCCCGGTGGCCAAGGACGGAGCAGATTTGCCCGCGACCGAGCAAGGGGCCCGGCCGGGACGGGCGTTCATGGGCATCGGCGAAACCTATGACGTCGAGGTCACACCCGAGACCGTCGGAGACCTGCGGCTGGAGGTGCGCCTCGGACCGCCGTGGCCGGCGCCCAGCGCGCTCATGACGACGCTGCCGATCAGGGTTACGCTCCCGGAGAGTCCGCGGAGATAA